ACCCTTATATAGATTATCCAAATTAACCTGTTCAGCGGCATAATTTTCCGCAGGAATGCCTAAGGTGTCAGCTATGACCCTTTGACAGATATCCTGGCTGATTAAGGTAACTTGCCCTTTTTCCTCCTCCTGAAGTCCTTTGGCAATGGCTAAGATGCGGTTATCTACTTTGTCCTTGGGTAAATATTCCGGTAAAGAAACATGGCAGTGATTAACTTCCACTAAAATTTGATGACCTGAGGGAAGTAAAACGCCCTGGTGCAACTGTGGACGAAGGCTATCCAAAAATCGAATTGCCTGTCGGGCACAGTGTCCACGGGCATCTTCTAACCCCTTAAAACGATCCAATTCATTTACTACAGCTAAGGGGATAATAATCTTGCAGGGTTCAAAGGATAAAATAATCTCTTTAATTGGCCGATCCAATAACACATTTGTATCAAGTATTTTAACGTGCAACAGCTTCCCCTCCTGGCTAAATTTTTAGCCTTGCTATGTCCTTTTACAACTTATCCAGGTAGTGAACTAATTAGAACAAATTACTAAGACTTATCACCAAATGATTGTTAGCGGACAAAAAAAAACCACCTATTAAAGTGGTAGAGGCGTTATATTAATCTAAAGCCGGGTCGGCAGCTCCCGGTCCATCAGTTTGTTCAATCATTAATTGATTAATTTTTGTTAAACCTATAATTAGTCCCTGAATTTCTTCTTGATCCATAGAACTCATCAAACCTGCTAAATAATTAGTCCGCATCAAGGAGATACTTTCTCCTAATTGAGTTTCTTCAGGAGAAAGAACGATATGCACCACCCTGCGGTCGTTCTCATTACGTTTTCTAATTACCTTTCCTTGCTTTTCTAGGCGATCTACAATACCGGATACCGTACTTTTGGCCAGACCCAACCGTGTGCTTAGTTCCCCCAGGGTAATACCTGGGTTTTGATATAATTCCTGCATCAAATGAATTTGCGGAACTGTTAAACCACAGCCTGTTGTTTGCGCCATCATATATTGACGAAATTTTCGGTTAAGGGTTCTGATTAAGTCTTTTAATTGTTCAGCCTGCTGGATTAGGGCGGGCTCCATCTAAAATCACCTCCGTTGGCAATATTATAAATTGTTTTTATATTTAGAATATCACTAATTCGAATGGTAGTAAATACTAATAGTTAAAACATAAATAATATTCAGAATTATTTGTTTGTTTGATTTGCCTGATTGGCAATAATAGTTACTTGAGACTCTTTTTAGGACATGCTATGATCGTAATTGATTTTTATAAAAGAGGGAGATATTATGCACTACAATTCTATTTTTGACATCATTGGTCCAATCATGGTAGGACCCTCTAGTTCGCATACTGCCGGCGCAGCCAGAATTGGCAAGACTGCCCGGGATATCTTTGGTAGACGCCCGAAAAAAGCCACGATAACCTTTTACGGCTCCTTTGCCCAGACCTACCGAGGACATGGCACAGATCTGGCCATTGTGGGTGGGATTTTAGATTTAGGCGCAGATGATGAGAGGATTATTCGTTCCTTTGAAATAGCCAAAGAACAGGGAGTAGACATAGAATTCATTACCATTCCCGAAGAATCGGACTATCATCCCAATACTGCGAAAATTCGGCTGGTAGATGATCAAGGTACTTTTGAATTGGTTGGCATTTCCATTGGCGGTGGTAAGATTACAATCACAGAAATTGAAGGCTTTAAAATATCCCTCAGTGGTGAAAGTCCAACCCTCTTGGTTTTCCATCATGATCGTTATGGGGCAATAGCTAGAGTAGCCCATGTACTAGCCTGTAATAAAATTAATGTTGGTCATATGGAAGTTGCTCGGAAATCAAAGGGAGAATTAGCTCTAATGGTCATTGAAACTGATCAGGATATCACTGAGGAAACCCTGGAAGATGTTAAGAAAATAGATCATGTGTACAATGTAGCACTACTTAATCCATAAATGAGAGGTGTTTAGCCATTGAAATATCGTACTGTTGCTGAATTAGTTCAACTTGCTCTCCAAAACAACAAGACCATCGGGGAAGTGGTGCTGGAACAGGAAGTGCAAGCAACCGGTCGTTCAAAGGAAGAAGTTTGGAGTAATATGGACAAAAGCCTGCAAGTTATGGAGCAGGCTGTGCAAAAAGGTATCCAGCAGGCTGTATATTCTCGCAGTGGGTTAACCGGGGGTGACGCTAAAAAACTCAAGGATTATGCCAGTACTGGCCAAAGCCTGAGTCAGGGAGTCATCTTAGATGCCGTCAACTATGCCCTGGCCACTTCAGAGGTTAATGCCTCCATGGGACTTATTGTGGCTACGCCCACAGCTGGCTCAAGTGGTGTTTTGCCCGGATGTGTTTTGGCCACTGCCAAACAAAGGAACAGTACCAGGGAGCAAATGATTAGGGCCCTGTTTAATGCCGGAGGCATTGGTTTTGTGATTGCTAACAATGCCACTATTTCTGGGGCTGCCGGAGGTTGCCAGGCAGAAGTGGGGGCTGCTGCAGCTATGGCAGCCTCTGCAGTGGTGGAATTAGCTGGGGGAACCCCACAACAATGTTCAGATGCCGGTGCCATAGCCCTGAAAAACTTACTGGGGTTAGTTTGTGATCCGGTGGGGGGCTTAGTAGAAGTACCCTGTGTTAAAAGAAATTCCATGGGAGCTGCGGTGGCCATAGTGGCTGCGGATATGGCCATGGCCGGCATTACCAGTGTCATACCCTTTGATGAAGTGATCGAAGCCATGTATAAAATTGGGACCATGCTGCCCTCTTGTTTACGGGAAACCTCCCTGGCGGGTTTAGCCACAACGCCAACCGGTACGAAACTGAACGAAAAGATTAATTCATAGACATAAAAATGGAGTGCCGCATGTATGCGACACTCCCAGACTGAAGACAAACGCCACTTTAAGCCGAAAGACTTAAAGTGGCGTTTCCATTTAAATTGAAAAATATTACTAATCGTAAAGAAAATAGAACGTGCCGGTGGCAACATTCCTAATCTTTTCTTCCACATCGCTATTTTCTTTAAATTCATGCATGCAAAAAGAAGCGTCAGGTAGTTTTGCACTTTCCTCAAGCCTCGGTAGTGAGTGTACCTCATGCCATGTTTCTCTTTGGCATCGGCAAATACTCGCTCTATGGTTTCACTCCGCTTTTTGTATAAGTCCTTTCCCTGCTTAGTATACCGTAGATGCTCGGCAATTTCTCGATATGGTTCCCAAATATGCCTGGTTACAACCTTTGTGTAATTCTTGCTTTGGGTACATTCCATTCTCTTTGGGCAGTTAATGCATATTTTGGGATCACTTTTGTATTCCCGATATCCTTCTCGGTTAGTTGTACTATACTTTAAGATTTGATCCTGAGGGCAAATATAGCAATCGTAATATTCATCGTAAACATACTCGGATTTTTTAAAGTAGCCCTTTTTAGTCATGGGTCTCTTGTAGGGCATAATAGGAAGTTTTCCTGCTTTGATGATCTCTCTACAAACACCTGGGGTCTTGTAACCAGCATCAACCACAACTGCTTGGATTTTTGGAAATTGTTTGTTTACTTTTCCAAATATATCGGTGAATACTTGACTATCATGGATATTTCCAGGGGCAGTTTCTACTCCAAGAATAAAGTTGTTTTTATCACAGGCTACTGAAGCCATATAGGCAAAACATCGCTCTTTTTCACCCTTGTGGAACATTCCACATTCAGGATCTGTTTTACTCACCGTAACTTCTCTGGTCTCAGTCGGGGTAGAAGACGCATTGCCGTCTCCTTTGTTATCGTCGTCATCATCATCTCTAAAGGGTTTCTTCCCGTGCTCTTCACGATCAGCATTTATCTCTACAAATAGATTACGTTTATATTTATGTACTCGGTGCTTAACCATTTTTTTAACGTGCTTATTCTTATTAGCACTGGCCTTTACGTGGGTTGCATCGATAAATACGGCATCTGTTTTGACAAAACCACATTGAATAGCTTCCATCAGTACCTTTTCAAAGACTTTCTCAAACAAATCACTTTTCTTAAACCGTCTTTCATAGTTTTTTCCAAAGGTTGAAAAGTGGGGTATTTTTTCACCCAGACTATAGCCAAGAAACCAACGGTAGGCAATGTTGACTTCTACCTCTTGAATGGTTTGACGCATAGACCTAATTCCATACAAAGCTTGTAACATGATCAATTTAATCAGTACTACTGGATCAATGCTAGGTCTTCCGGTATTGTCGCTGTATAATTCTTTGACTTCATCATAAATAAAGTTAAAATCTATACTAGCTTCTACCGCACGAAGTAAGTGATTATCAGGAACCAATGTATCAATACTAACGAATTCAACCTGATTAATGATAGTCCGGTCTTTTTTTCTCAGCACTTTATATCGCCCCCACAAACCAACAAACTGATATATATATTTTACCATAAATGGTTATGTTTGGGGCATAGTGTAAATAAAAAGAGTATCGACACTGACTTTGTCGACACTCTGGGAGTGCCGCATGTATGCGACACTCCATTTTTAGCTATGTCAACCAGTGGCCACCTTTAAATCATCCAACGCTGCCCGGATCATTGCCTCAACCACTCTGGAAATGGGTAACCCTGTTTCTCTGGAAAGTTTTCTTATATGACTAACTGTCTCTTTATTACTTACAATTTTAATTTCCTGGAAGTCAGACAGACTGATGACCTTTTCTTTAGATATTTCAGTCATATGTTTTTCTACGTTATTGAGATTACTGAGCATAACTGATTCCTCCAATTATTATTTGATATAGTATTTATTTTGCTATAGAATTGTTCCCTATTGGGGAGGAATATACCTTCAAAGAATTGTCTGTTGAAATGTCGATATGGTGAAACCCTTCGACAGAAATAAAATGGCCAGATTTTATTATGTCGAGAATAGGCCTGGTAAAAACTAGGTACAATATAGTACATGGAAGAAATAATTTACCTTAAAATGGTTGAAATGGAACGTAATC
This region of Desulforamulus ferrireducens genomic DNA includes:
- a CDS encoding MarR family winged helix-turn-helix transcriptional regulator, with product MEPALIQQAEQLKDLIRTLNRKFRQYMMAQTTGCGLTVPQIHLMQELYQNPGITLGELSTRLGLAKSTVSGIVDRLEKQGKVIRKRNENDRRVVHIVLSPEETQLGESISLMRTNYLAGLMSSMDQEEIQGLIIGLTKINQLMIEQTDGPGAADPALD
- the sdaAB gene encoding L-serine ammonia-lyase, iron-sulfur-dependent subunit beta; amino-acid sequence: MHYNSIFDIIGPIMVGPSSSHTAGAARIGKTARDIFGRRPKKATITFYGSFAQTYRGHGTDLAIVGGILDLGADDERIIRSFEIAKEQGVDIEFITIPEESDYHPNTAKIRLVDDQGTFELVGISIGGGKITITEIEGFKISLSGESPTLLVFHHDRYGAIARVAHVLACNKINVGHMEVARKSKGELALMVIETDQDITEETLEDVKKIDHVYNVALLNP
- the sdaAA gene encoding L-serine ammonia-lyase, iron-sulfur-dependent, subunit alpha, coding for MKYRTVAELVQLALQNNKTIGEVVLEQEVQATGRSKEEVWSNMDKSLQVMEQAVQKGIQQAVYSRSGLTGGDAKKLKDYASTGQSLSQGVILDAVNYALATSEVNASMGLIVATPTAGSSGVLPGCVLATAKQRNSTREQMIRALFNAGGIGFVIANNATISGAAGGCQAEVGAAAAMAASAVVELAGGTPQQCSDAGAIALKNLLGLVCDPVGGLVEVPCVKRNSMGAAVAIVAADMAMAGITSVIPFDEVIEAMYKIGTMLPSCLRETSLAGLATTPTGTKLNEKINS